The Desulfofundulus salinus genome includes the window CCCGCTTCAAAAAGGAAAAACTTGCATTATTGTTTTACATGGTTGGCAGGATGGATGGCATGATAGACGGGTTTAAGCAGGGGTACAACGAAGCGTTATACAGGCAGGGTAACAAAAGAGGGGAGATTTATAAACATGAGGTTACACAATAGACAAATAAAGGCATCTTTCTGGAATGATCCCGACCTGCTTCAGTGGCCAAGAGAAAAGCGGTGGTTTTATCTTGGCCTGGTACAGCTGGCCGACGACAGTGGCTGTCTGGAAAACTCTCCCTTTGCGTTTAAAATCCAACTCTTCCCCTCGCCACTCGATGCTGACATAACGGTTGAACTGCTTACACAGTGGCGTGATGAGCTTATACAAGCAGGTAAACTCATACCTTATGATGTTGGCGGCAAGCCGTATCTGTATATAGCTAACTTCCACAAGCACCAGACACCGGACAAGCCCACGCCCCCGAGCAAGGCCAGCATTCCATTGCCGCCTTGGTTGGAGTGGGTAGAGGGGGAGAGCAGGAGGACCAGCCGGTACGTGGTCCGGGAAGAGTTGTTGCCTGTTTCACTAACTGATGACCATTGTCCAGGATATGTCCGGGACGTGTCCGGGACAAGTCCGGGACAGGTCCGGGTAGAACTGGAACCGGAACTGGAACTAAATAATACTTTCCTTACGGAAAGGGCGAACGCGCCTGACGGCGCGGCGGTGCCTGACGGCACTCGCCAGGGGGATTCTTTGCCTTTGCCAAACGAGGGCGAAAGCCAGGAAGAAATCACGCAAGAAGGAGACAGCGATGAGAAAACCCCTGTTATCCCTATCACGTCAACTGTTGAAAGTATCGTAATTCCTGCCGAAAATGGGGGCATTGACGAGAAAGTTACGCCCCTTAAACTCAAGAGAGCAAAAAACAAGGCCGACCCCAGGGTAAGGCATGTCCTGCGCTATTTCCAGGATACAGCGGTTAAACACATGGGCCTAACTCCCGTGATTGACTACGGGAAACACGGCAAGCTAATCAAGCAGCGCCTGGCTGCATTGGACCACGACCATGAGGACCCTGATGAATCACTGTCCGAAATGTGTCGACTGATAGACGCATTTTTTGAGACGGACGACCCCTTTGTGTCCCGGGCCGGCCGCACTATATCAGTGTTTCTTGCTGCCAACGTGTTCGAGAAACTGCGTCAAACGCTTGCCCGAGCACAACCGCCAGTTAGTCAGCGAACATACGAGCGACCTGAGTTCTTAGATTGGGAAATCGGGGGTGCCTGATGGGGAAAAGAGTGCCACCGCAGTCCATCGACGCGGAGCAGTACGTGCTTGGCTCCTGCTTGTTGAGTGCGGAAGTCGTGGACGCAGTGTCAGAGATCCTTACGTCGGATGACTTCTATCGTGCCGACCACAAGCAAATATTTCAAGCCATCCTTGACCTGTACCAGGCCGGTAAGCCCGTGGATTTAATATCGCTGACGGAGGAATTGAGGTCCCGGGGTGTGCTGGACAGGGTAGGCGGTGTCACCTATATAGCTTCCCTGCCAAATCATGTTGAAAGTCCTTTGCTGGCCAGACACCACGCCGAGTTGGTGAGGGAGAAGGCCATCCTGCGGGCGGTGCTTTCCAGGTGTCACCACCTGGTAGAGCGTATATATGCTGGCACCCTGGACGGCAAAGAGGCCATGCAGGACCTGCAAAGAGCAGCCCTGGAATTGTCCGAACAGGATAAACAAAACGCGGGCCTGCAGCCAATTAGACCATTGCTTCAAGGTGCTGTGGCAGGTATCGAAGAGCGGTACAGGAACAAGGGCAAACTCCCAGGACTATCAACGGGTCTTGCTGACCTAGACAAGTTTACCGGGGGCTTGAGGAAGGGGGATTTAATCCTCATCGCCGCCCGGCCAAGTATGGGGAAGACCTCACTTTGTGACCAGATTGCTGTGGAGGTGGCAAGATCGGGCGGGGTTGTGGCCCTGTTCACCACCGAGGTCAGGGGTACCCGGGTGGCCGAAAAAATCATAATTCAGACAGCCAGGTTGAACGGCCACGCCATACGGATTGGCTACCTTGGGGAAAACGAGTGGTCGGGGGTATGTGATGCGTCAGCTAAACTCAGCTCAATTAAGCTGTATGTGGACGACCACCCCCATCCAACACCGGCCCACATCCGCGCTCAGGTCCACAAGTTAAATGCCAAGCACGGGAGGGTTGACTTGGTTGTGGTTGACTACATCGGCCAGCTGGACCCCGGGAAAAAGGTGGACACCCGGGTGAGGGAGTTGGCAGAAATCACGCGCTCCCTGAAAGCGATGGCGAAGGATTTTAACTGTCCCGTTATAGCGGCCAGCCAGCTCAATCGGGCCGTGGAAGCCCAGGGTGAAAAAAGGCCGACGCTTTCAGACCTGCGCGACAGTGGGGACCTTGAGCAGGATTCGGACCTGGTGTTGCTACTTTGGCGGCCAGAATTTTACAACCCGCTGGACAGGCCGGGCATGGCCGAAATAATAATAGCCAAGCAGCGGGAAGGTCCTACGGGCTCGATATGGGTGGCTTTCGTAAAAGAGCATACACGGTTTCACGACCTGGCTGGGGAGGCCGGGGAAGTTGCCGACGCATTGCCCAAGAAAAGTAAAGCCGGAAAACGGAATTTAAAGCTAGTTTAGGTGGTGCTGTATGCCTAAATATGCTGATGAGAATTTGCAAGAGGTGTGGAGGGGAATTCCCCTCCCCTCCACCCTCGCTGCTGCGCTAGATGTGATTTTAGGGCGAAAACAAGAGAACGGGGTGACCGGTACGATCTGGAAAAACCATACGGGAGGTATAAGTGGTGAAAATGATACAACTCGAAGAAGCTATCAAGGACCAATACGCCCGCCGGGTTGCAAGGGCAATCGAGGCGGAGGACGCGGATGCCCTTGCCAGGGTAATACCGCACCACGTCATCTATGAGAAACCCGGGATGGCCCTTGAGATTCTGGGCAGGGCGGTAAATGTAGCAAGCTGTGAGACCTACAGGTGGGTACGGCAATGGCTCCGCAATTCCGACAACGACTGCCTGCGGGCCAGGGGAGACAAACGATGGCAAGTGATGGTACTGCTGGAGGCCGTTTGCGAGAAGAATAACCATGAAAGGTCACTGGAGAGAAAGAAAAGGGATTATAGAGCAGGAGCAAAGTTAAGGTGGGGGAGGGTTTGACGGCATTGAGAAGTACGGCCTGCATTGAAACTGCTGTGGAAAAATGCAGGGAGATCCTGCGGTGGAGTGCAAATCCTTTTAACAGTGTGTATCTAAACCCGCATAAGTATGACATTATTACACTGGCCAGATGGGCCCAAAGTTACTGCAACAACCGGGCTTACATGCTGTTGTTGAGAACGGCGGAAATTACAGGCTATGAGCCGGTTCCTACTGAATTACTACACAGGCACATAGCCAAAGATGGTTATAAAAATCGCAGGGTAAGCATTGGGAAGAGTGCTTTTTACCTAATCAAACCTGATGAAATGAAACCAGGCTTAAAAAAGCGGTATAAAAAGTTTAAGGAGCTTATGGAACAGGTAATTATGGAGCTTCAAGCTAAAGCGGAATGTAAAGCGCGGTAAAATAAAGCTCTGCTTAATATTTGGAGGGGTTGAATATGAAACGCGAGGATCCCTTCATGCTTGCAAACTACCGTTTTCTGCCGGCAAGGTTGAAGGAAAAGGTAAATCGATTTATTAACCTCCTTGACCAGCCGTACCGCGACTTCGCTTCTAAAAGGTACGCCCAGGGGAAGTCAATGGCGGTGGTAGCCGAAGAAATGGGCTATGCCGAGAGGTCATTATACACTTTCCGGGAAAAGGTCATAACGCTGTGGATGCTGTACTGCGACCATGAGCGATTTGAAACCCACAAGCAGCGAATGATCGCCATGATCCGCAGGCACAGCCCAATAAGCCACAGCCGGCTTCTCATGAACATGAACTTGAAGCGGTCAGGTTTAAGCATTGATGACTTCCTGGACCTTATTGAAATTCTTGTGGCCACGGGGGTAATAGACCGCGTTCTTGTTTCCCGGGATAACGGTAAGCTGGCACGGGTTTATTACTACCGGGGGGATTCACAGCATGAATTTGTCAATAGTTTGTCCTGTTATGACAAAACAGCTATACACCTTTAAAAGACAGGCGCCATACAGCGCCTTAGTTAAATTAACCGCGATATTTCGCATAATAGGGAGCATATTTCCTGCGGGAAAAGCTCATTGCGCTTTTCCCGCTCATGTATCTAGAATCAGAATAGGGGATGATTAACATGAAATACCAGGTCCCCACCCCTCACGGGGTCTTTGAAGTGCTGCAATCACTATCTTACGGGGACATGATCATAGCCGGCATACTGGTGGTTATTGCAGTAGTCCTTACGTTTAAAACGCTCTATGACATAGCAGACCGGGAGGGGTACATCTGATGTGGACTGTCTTGGATGGTCACAGCCTGGCCGCGCTGTATGCGGTTCTCTTTTTAGGCCCCTTCGCGGCTGCCTACATGGTAAACAGGATGAAAGCCCTGTTCCGTTACCAGGGTTGGTGGTAAGACATGGATTATAACTTTTCTTCCTGTGTCCTGTGGTTTTTAAGCTGCCCGTGGATTATTAAGGCAGTTGCCCTGACTGCCCTTGGATTGTCCACAGCGGCTGTAGTCTTAAAACTGGGGGGTTGAGGGGATGAGTTTTAACGTCGATATGAGTGAAGTTTACCGCCAGTTCGCCAACGTCTTCGGCAGCATGACCCCCTTGCTCTGGCCCTTTATCGGTGCATTGCTTGCTCTCTTCGTTTTCGGAGGTATAATCACGATCCTGCGGCACTACACCAGCAAGTAGGCGGTAGCTATGTCCTACCTCAATTACGATATAACCAAAATGTACCAGGCCATAGCGGACACTATGGCCAGCATCTGGCCCATTGTGGCCCCGGCGTTCGCGATCATGCTTGCGACGATGGTGCTGGCCGGAATAGCCACGGTCCTCTACAAGTGGATTGACGAAAGGCGTTAAGCCTTCTGGCTTAAACATAGAAAGCCAACCCAACCTAAAAGGAGGTATTTTAGATGAGTCTTAACATCGTTCCTGCTGACGTACTGGGTTACATCGGGGAGGTATTCAACGGCCTGTGGCCCATCCTGGCTATTGGCCTGGGCATCATGGCTGTCCCGATGCTGCTTGGCGCGGCCAAAGTTGTTTTCAGCCGTCGGCGTTAATCATCTCCTTCACCCCAGAGCAAGAGAGAGGCTGGCTTAAAAGCCTCTCTCTTGCCAAGGGCTACCCGGGCCGTTTAGCCCGGAAATCAACGGCCCACACGGGCCGTTTTTAATTTGGAGTTGAAAAAGATGGAATTATTTATGCTCTTAATCTCTCTTTATTATCTGTACCATCTGCTTTTTTTGCTTTTTAGCCTGGGGTTGAGCAGGCCCCTGACCGGCACACCGGCGGGAACAGGTCAAAACCGCCTGGCCGTTTTTATGCCGGCCCACAACGAGGAAAACGTGATAGCTTCATCCGTCCGCTCCATCCTGGCCTCCCGTTACCCCGGGAACAAATTCGATGTGTACGTCATTGCCGACAACTGCACCGATAGGACGGCGGAGCTGGCCCGGGCCGCCGGTGCCCTGGTACTGGAGCGGGAAAACAAAACTTTGCGCGGAAAACAACACGCCCTCAAGTGGGCGTTTGAGCAGATAAACCTGGACGAATATGACGCCGTGGTAATCCTGGATGCCGACAACCACGTGCACCCGGGTTTCCTGGGCGTACTGGACCACTACCTGGCAGCCGGCCATAAAGTGATCCAGGGTTACGTCGAAACCAAAAACCCCGGCGATTCGTGGGTTACCGCCAACTACGCATATATGTTCTGGTACCTATGCCGCCTTCAGATGGCCCGCACCCGGCTGGGTCTGTCGGCCTGGCTGGCCGGGACGGGGCTGTGCATAAGCACCGATGTATTGCGCCGGGTGGGCTGGAACGTTACCACCCTGGTGGACGATGTGGAGTATACCTGCCAGCTCCTGTTATCGGTGCCTGTTTTCTACCTGCTGCCTTTGCTGGCCGAGCGGGTGAGGATACGCCGGGCTTGGACTTATTTGCTGACGGCAGGGGCGTTTTTCTTTACGTGGATACCAATCACTGCCTACGGAGTGGTGACGTGTGATCAGAAAAGCTGGTGGAGGACGCGGCATTAGGATTTCATGGAGGTTAGGGAGAATTTTCTTAGCGGTTTTGTTTATCTTTGGTATTCTTTCCGATAACGTTGCGTGGGCCTACGAAGTGGTGAAGCTTTCTGCGACTCTTCCTTCCGGTCGGTATGGCACATCGGCTGCAGCAGGTCTTGATGGTAAGATCTACATCTTCGGGGGATACAATGGTTCCTATCTTTCCGACATACTTTGCTTTGATCCAGCTACTGGCCAGATTACAAAGCTATCGGCAAATCTTCCCTCCGGGAGGCATTTCACTTCTGCTGCGACAGGGCCTGATGGTAAGATTTACATATTTGGGGGAAACAATGGTTCCTTTCTTTCCGACATACTTTGCTTTGATCCAGCTACTGGCCAGATTACAAAGCTATCGGTAACTCTTCCCTCTAAGCGTGAAGGTACATCTGCGGCAAGGGGGCCTGATGGTAAGATTTACATATTTGGGGGATACAATGGTTCCTATCTTTCCGACATACTTTACTTTGATCCAGCTACTGGCCAGATTACAAAGCTATCGGTAACTCTTCCCTCGGGGAGGGGTTATACTTCTGCTGCGACAGGGCCTGATGGTAAGATCTACATCTTCGGAGGTAGTACTTACGTAGGTGCTCTTGTATACTTTTCCGACATACTTTGCTTTGATCCAGCTACCGGCCAGATTACAAAGCTATCGGTAACTTTTCCCTCTAAGCGTGAAGGTACATCTGCGGCAAGGGGGCCTGATGGTAAGATTTACATATTTGGGGGATACAATGGTTCCTATCTTTCCGACATACTTTACTTTGATCCAGCTACTGGCCAGATTACAAAGCTATCGGTAACTCTTCCCTCGGGGAGGGGTTATACTTCTGCTGCGACAGGGTCTGATGGTAAGATCTACATCTTCGGAGGATATAACGGCAACTATTTGGCTGATATAGTTTCCTTTACCGTTTCCACTTCGCCTGCGCCACCTACGGGTCTTTCCGCTACGGCTACAAGCCCAACCCAAGTCCTTCTCACGTGGCAACCCAATACTGAACCTGATTTGGCTGGTTACATCATTTACCGCAACAACACGGAGATAGCGAGGGTAGATAAAAACACCACCACGTATACAGATAGCGGTTTAACGCCACGAACCAACTATACTTACGGCATCAAGGCTTACAATACTTCCGGCCTTACCAGCGAAATGAGCAACACGGTGACAGTGACAACACCAAAGCCCCCGGCACCAACCAACCTGACCGTGAGCAACATAACCTCCACGGGGGCGACGGTGACCTGGGATCCGGTACAGGAGGCCGAATCTTACAACGTATACCTTAACGATTTCCTTTATGCCGCCTATGTTACCGATACTTCTTACAACATCACCGGTCTGGACCCGGCAACGAACTACACCGTGCGGGTTACCGCCGTAATCAGCAACGTGGAAGGTGACCCGGCGACTACGAGCTTTACTACTTACGATCAGTCTGCCCCCGTACCTCCTGCGCCGCCATCTGGCTTTACGGCACAAGCTACCGGTCCGACCCAGGTGCGGCTTAACTGGAATCCAAATACCGAACCCGACCTGGCCGGATACATCATCTACCGCAACAACACGGAGATAGCGAGGGTAGATAAAAACACCACCACGTATACAGACAGCGGTTTGACGCCACGAGCCACCTATACTTACGGCATCAAGGCTTACAACACCTCAAACCTGACCAGCGACATGAGAACAGTTCAGGTGACCACACCGAAGCCCCCTGCGCCAACCAACCTGACCGTGAGCAACGTAACCTCCACGGGGGCGACGGTGACCTGGGACCCGGTGTCGGGAGCCGAATCTTACAACGTCTATATCAACGATTTTCTGTATGATGCTTACCTTACCCAAACCCAGTGTGAGATCACTGGCCTGGATCCGGCGACGAGCTATACAGTTCGGGTTACTGCGGTCATCAGCAACGTGGAAGGTGACCCAGCAACGACGACCTTTACAACGCTTGTAGGCTATAAGCCAAAACTCACCGTCAGGGTTGACAACCGCCAAATTATCATGTCCTGGGAAAGCATAGCTAATAGTTTTATCGTTGAAGCAAACGGCCAGCAGATAACCACCACCTCTGACAAGCAGTACACTTACACGGCTGAACCGGGAACGTATGAAGTAAGGGTTATCGCAGTGGTTAATGGGGAACAGTACCCCTCCGACCCGGTGACGGTGACCGTATCCGCGCTGAACACCCCTGGAGTGGTACAAGCCGCAAAGGACATACTGGGCAACACTGCGGCAGTAATATTCCCCTTCGGGGGGCTGATAGCCCTGGGGCTTGCGCTGAAAGCAAGTCCCCTGATAATAGCAGCCGTTAAAAGTGGTATGTTGGCCAGATGGTTCAGGGGGTGGTAGCCTTGATTAAAAAACTGGTGGCCGCCGTTG containing:
- the dnaB gene encoding replicative DNA helicase, with the protein product MGKRVPPQSIDAEQYVLGSCLLSAEVVDAVSEILTSDDFYRADHKQIFQAILDLYQAGKPVDLISLTEELRSRGVLDRVGGVTYIASLPNHVESPLLARHHAELVREKAILRAVLSRCHHLVERIYAGTLDGKEAMQDLQRAALELSEQDKQNAGLQPIRPLLQGAVAGIEERYRNKGKLPGLSTGLADLDKFTGGLRKGDLILIAARPSMGKTSLCDQIAVEVARSGGVVALFTTEVRGTRVAEKIIIQTARLNGHAIRIGYLGENEWSGVCDASAKLSSIKLYVDDHPHPTPAHIRAQVHKLNAKHGRVDLVVVDYIGQLDPGKKVDTRVRELAEITRSLKAMAKDFNCPVIAASQLNRAVEAQGEKRPTLSDLRDSGDLEQDSDLVLLLWRPEFYNPLDRPGMAEIIIAKQREGPTGSIWVAFVKEHTRFHDLAGEAGEVADALPKKSKAGKRNLKLV
- a CDS encoding glycosyltransferase family 2 protein; amino-acid sequence: MELFMLLISLYYLYHLLFLLFSLGLSRPLTGTPAGTGQNRLAVFMPAHNEENVIASSVRSILASRYPGNKFDVYVIADNCTDRTAELARAAGALVLERENKTLRGKQHALKWAFEQINLDEYDAVVILDADNHVHPGFLGVLDHYLAAGHKVIQGYVETKNPGDSWVTANYAYMFWYLCRLQMARTRLGLSAWLAGTGLCISTDVLRRVGWNVTTLVDDVEYTCQLLLSVPVFYLLPLLAERVRIRRAWTYLLTAGAFFFTWIPITAYGVVTCDQKSWWRTRH
- a CDS encoding Kelch repeat-containing protein, with product MIRKAGGGRGIRISWRLGRIFLAVLFIFGILSDNVAWAYEVVKLSATLPSGRYGTSAAAGLDGKIYIFGGYNGSYLSDILCFDPATGQITKLSANLPSGRHFTSAATGPDGKIYIFGGNNGSFLSDILCFDPATGQITKLSVTLPSKREGTSAARGPDGKIYIFGGYNGSYLSDILYFDPATGQITKLSVTLPSGRGYTSAATGPDGKIYIFGGSTYVGALVYFSDILCFDPATGQITKLSVTFPSKREGTSAARGPDGKIYIFGGYNGSYLSDILYFDPATGQITKLSVTLPSGRGYTSAATGSDGKIYIFGGYNGNYLADIVSFTVSTSPAPPTGLSATATSPTQVLLTWQPNTEPDLAGYIIYRNNTEIARVDKNTTTYTDSGLTPRTNYTYGIKAYNTSGLTSEMSNTVTVTTPKPPAPTNLTVSNITSTGATVTWDPVQEAESYNVYLNDFLYAAYVTDTSYNITGLDPATNYTVRVTAVISNVEGDPATTSFTTYDQSAPVPPAPPSGFTAQATGPTQVRLNWNPNTEPDLAGYIIYRNNTEIARVDKNTTTYTDSGLTPRATYTYGIKAYNTSNLTSDMRTVQVTTPKPPAPTNLTVSNVTSTGATVTWDPVSGAESYNVYINDFLYDAYLTQTQCEITGLDPATSYTVRVTAVISNVEGDPATTTFTTLVGYKPKLTVRVDNRQIIMSWESIANSFIVEANGQQITTTSDKQYTYTAEPGTYEVRVIAVVNGEQYPSDPVTVTVSALNTPGVVQAAKDILGNTAAVIFPFGGLIALGLALKASPLIIAAVKSGMLARWFRGW